A part of Pectinophora gossypiella chromosome Z, ilPecGoss1.1, whole genome shotgun sequence genomic DNA contains:
- the LOC126380357 gene encoding MYG1 exonuclease: protein MFRRLIVCKINHFTRFPTFKSYNFNIGQRLYTSIATMKIGTHDGVFHCDEVLACFMLKCLPEYKNAEIVRTRDMNKLNDCDIVVDVGAVFDHEKKRYDHHQREFRETLSTLRPELGDKYKIKLSSAGLIYTYYGEQVIQTLAPKEAPLAPEDLRLIYKKVYENFIEEMDAIDNGVPMTDDEPRYKIHTHLSARVGKLNPEWNIQQAVNTDALFEKAMALVSTEFTHSANYFISIWLPARDFVKNALDSRFEIHKSGQIVKFTERFPWKEHLFDLETELGLGQEVKFVLFNDKPKSWRVQAVPVSPASFVTRKPLLKKWWGVRDEILSEVAGIEGCIFCHSTGFIAGNVSEEGALKMAIASLEPDN from the exons atgtttagaagattaATTGTATGTAAAATTAATCATTTTACACGCTTTCCTACTTTTAAatcatataattttaatatagggCAACGACTCTATACATCTATTGCCACTATGAAG ATTGGAACCCACGATGGCGTCTTCCATTGCGATGAAGTTCTTGCTTGTTTTATGCTCAAATGCCTCCCAGAATATAAGAATGCAGAGATTGTTCGGACCAGAGATATGAATAAACTGAATGATTGTGACATTGTAGTTGATGTTGGCGCTGTATTTGACCACGAAAAAAAACGTTATGACCATCATCAAAGGGAATTCCGGGAAACTTTAAGCACTCTGAGACCAGAATTAGGggataaatacaaaattaa GCTCAGTTCGGCTGGTTTAATTTACACATACTATGGTGAACAAGTTATTCAAACCTTAGCTCCAAAAGAAGCTCCGTTGGCCCCTGAGGATCTACGTCTCATTTACAAGAAAGTGTATGAGAACTTTATTGAAGAAATGGATGCAATAGATAATGGGGTTCCTATGACTGATGACGAGCCTAGATATAAAATCCACACACATTTAAGTGCTCGAGTAGGCAAACTTAACCCTGAATGGAATATACAACAAGCAGTTAACACGGATGCACTTTTTGAAAAAGCTATGGCATTAGTCAGCACAGAGTTTACTCATTCTGCAAATTACTTCATTTCCATCTGGTTACCAGCAAGAGATTTTGTCAAAAATGCATTGGACAGTAGATTTGAAATTCACAAATCTGGCCAAATAGTCAAGTTTACGGAGAGGTTCCCATGGAAAGAGCATTTGTTTGATTTAGAGACAGAATTAGGCTTAGGTCAAGAAGTGAAATTTGTCTTGTTCAATGATAAACCTAAGTCTTGGAGAGTACAAGCAGTCCCAGTGAGCCCTGCAAGTTTCGTTACAAG AAAACCTCTTCTGAAAAAATGGTGGGGAGTCCGTGATGAAATACTGAGTGAAGTGGCAGGCATTGAAGGCTGCATCTTTTGCCACAGCACAGGCTTCATTGCTGGCAATGTCAGTGAAGAGGGGGCCTTGAAAATGGCTATTGCAAGTTTGGAACCTGACAATTAA
- the LOC126380341 gene encoding pseudouridylate synthase 1 homolog isoform X1 produces MSVKLFNLFVNTLRQNVPKYPKSGIHLRFLSVMEVPKASEVKTESQEQTQKIDTEENNIIHSKNVTRYKGRYMKRQWEDNSPRPDEGESSGKKKCGRTVERIKKKKVAMLLGYCGVDYYGMQRNPGVRTIEEDLLKALRSAKYINEEEFANQQSMQFQRSSRTDKGVSAARQVVSLKLPLELKKEEINKFLPDCIRVFGIQRVTNRFNSKISCNARTYSYVVPTYVFEPLLVTPEERRRYRISPSKLEQIEKVLSIYKGTKPYHNFTEKKHFEDPSASRYMLGFNVDKVFVDSDMEFAVLLVKGQSFMLHQIRKMVGLTIALVRHHADSALSEAAFEKDKIIIPTAPGLGLVLDKVHYDRYDARYRTTHANLRWEDEEEEVQKFIHEYIYPVIVKGEVEDNSMGEWLDMKLSNHSYEPSEEDPLANEIGEEEAGADDATSDEDAADDENNDKVENSKKFRQDL; encoded by the exons ATGTCAGTCAAATTATTCAATCTATTTGTTAATACATTGAGACAGAACGTGCCGAAATACCCAAAATCAG GTATCCATCTGAGATTTCTTTCTGTGATGGAGGTGCCAAAAGCAAGTGAAGTGAAAACAGAGTCCCAAGAGCAGACACAGAAGATAGACACagaagaaaacaatattatacacAGTAAAAACGTAACACGTTACAAAGGAAGATACATGAAGCGACAGTGGGAGGACAACAGTCCTAGACCGGACGAGGGTGAATCGTCtggaaagaaaaaatgtggaagaACAGTTGAAcggattaaaaagaaaaaagtggcCATGCTTTTAGGATACTGTGGTGTAGACTATTATGGCATGCAAAG GAATCCAGGAGTGAGgactatagaagaagacctgTTGAAAGCTCTGAGGTCCGCCAAATATATCAATGAGGAGGAGTTTGCCAACCAACAGAGCATGCAGTTTCAACGGAGCTCTCGCACAGACAAAGGGGTTTCAGCGGCAAGACAAGTAGTGTCATTGAAATTAC CTCTAGAGTTAAAAAAGgaagaaataaacaaatttttgCCTGATTGTATCAGGGTTTTTGGAATACAGAGAGTTACAAACAGATTTAACTCTAAGATAAGTTGCAACGCACGGACATACAGTTACGTTGTTCCAACATACGTATTTGAACCGTTGCTGGTTACACCAGAGGAACGCAGGAGGTATAGAATTTCACCATCAAAGTTGGAGCAAATTGAAAAAGTTCTGAGTATCTATAAAGGGACAAAACCGTACCACAATTTTACTGAAAAGAA ACATTTTGAAGATCCATCAGCATCAAGATATATGCTAGGTTTTAATGTGGATAAAGTTTTTGTTGATTCGGACATGGAATTTGCTGTTCTGTtagtaaaa GGCCAAAGCTTCATGCTTCATCAAATAAGGAAGATGGTTGGACTGACCATAGCACTGGTGCGTCACCACGCTGACAGTGCGCTGTCGGAGGCAGCGTTTGAGAAGGACAAAATTATAATCCCCACTGCTCCAGGACTTGGCTTAGTTTTGGATAAG gTTCACTATGATAGGTACGACGCCCGATACCGTACCACTCACGCCAACCTACGATGGGAAGATGAAGAAGAGGAAGTGCAGAAGTTCATTCACGAGTACATTTACCCTGTCATAGTCAAGGGGGAAGTTGAAGACAACTCCATGGGCGAATGGCTGGATATGAAACTTAGTAATCATTCTTACGAGCCCTCGGAGGAGGATCCCCTTGCGAATGAGATAGGGGAGGAGGAAGCAGGTGCTGATGATGCCACCTCGGACGAGGACGCCGCGGACGACGAGAACAACGACAAGGTGGAGAATTCAAAAAAGTTTAGGCAAGATTTATAG
- the LOC126380341 gene encoding pseudouridylate synthase 1 homolog isoform X2, translated as MEVPKASEVKTESQEQTQKIDTEENNIIHSKNVTRYKGRYMKRQWEDNSPRPDEGESSGKKKCGRTVERIKKKKVAMLLGYCGVDYYGMQRNPGVRTIEEDLLKALRSAKYINEEEFANQQSMQFQRSSRTDKGVSAARQVVSLKLPLELKKEEINKFLPDCIRVFGIQRVTNRFNSKISCNARTYSYVVPTYVFEPLLVTPEERRRYRISPSKLEQIEKVLSIYKGTKPYHNFTEKKHFEDPSASRYMLGFNVDKVFVDSDMEFAVLLVKGQSFMLHQIRKMVGLTIALVRHHADSALSEAAFEKDKIIIPTAPGLGLVLDKVHYDRYDARYRTTHANLRWEDEEEEVQKFIHEYIYPVIVKGEVEDNSMGEWLDMKLSNHSYEPSEEDPLANEIGEEEAGADDATSDEDAADDENNDKVENSKKFRQDL; from the exons ATGGAGGTGCCAAAAGCAAGTGAAGTGAAAACAGAGTCCCAAGAGCAGACACAGAAGATAGACACagaagaaaacaatattatacacAGTAAAAACGTAACACGTTACAAAGGAAGATACATGAAGCGACAGTGGGAGGACAACAGTCCTAGACCGGACGAGGGTGAATCGTCtggaaagaaaaaatgtggaagaACAGTTGAAcggattaaaaagaaaaaagtggcCATGCTTTTAGGATACTGTGGTGTAGACTATTATGGCATGCAAAG GAATCCAGGAGTGAGgactatagaagaagacctgTTGAAAGCTCTGAGGTCCGCCAAATATATCAATGAGGAGGAGTTTGCCAACCAACAGAGCATGCAGTTTCAACGGAGCTCTCGCACAGACAAAGGGGTTTCAGCGGCAAGACAAGTAGTGTCATTGAAATTAC CTCTAGAGTTAAAAAAGgaagaaataaacaaatttttgCCTGATTGTATCAGGGTTTTTGGAATACAGAGAGTTACAAACAGATTTAACTCTAAGATAAGTTGCAACGCACGGACATACAGTTACGTTGTTCCAACATACGTATTTGAACCGTTGCTGGTTACACCAGAGGAACGCAGGAGGTATAGAATTTCACCATCAAAGTTGGAGCAAATTGAAAAAGTTCTGAGTATCTATAAAGGGACAAAACCGTACCACAATTTTACTGAAAAGAA ACATTTTGAAGATCCATCAGCATCAAGATATATGCTAGGTTTTAATGTGGATAAAGTTTTTGTTGATTCGGACATGGAATTTGCTGTTCTGTtagtaaaa GGCCAAAGCTTCATGCTTCATCAAATAAGGAAGATGGTTGGACTGACCATAGCACTGGTGCGTCACCACGCTGACAGTGCGCTGTCGGAGGCAGCGTTTGAGAAGGACAAAATTATAATCCCCACTGCTCCAGGACTTGGCTTAGTTTTGGATAAG gTTCACTATGATAGGTACGACGCCCGATACCGTACCACTCACGCCAACCTACGATGGGAAGATGAAGAAGAGGAAGTGCAGAAGTTCATTCACGAGTACATTTACCCTGTCATAGTCAAGGGGGAAGTTGAAGACAACTCCATGGGCGAATGGCTGGATATGAAACTTAGTAATCATTCTTACGAGCCCTCGGAGGAGGATCCCCTTGCGAATGAGATAGGGGAGGAGGAAGCAGGTGCTGATGATGCCACCTCGGACGAGGACGCCGCGGACGACGAGAACAACGACAAGGTGGAGAATTCAAAAAAGTTTAGGCAAGATTTATAG
- the LOC126380379 gene encoding protein tipE: MRGGSSERLVRPVRRRGETRAKLTRYITVLLAGLLGGGGSALLFLVPLYADPALSALAADFDPIPAECVTERRDDRLGLDNCTWASCREGCTSDAYKCTQLHVKYKAYSNDWRPAVLFVNIKGCGYPPTVDCENFTMSYGYVGARYPCYWSRADTGVVIPRWSRGEQVATVTRTLALPLFLSGCAGIGLCALHCECRPRRRRRPPRRPPRISTPEETSVYRLA; the protein is encoded by the coding sequence ATGAGGGGTGGAAGTTCAGAACGCCTGGTGCGACCGGTTCGTCGCCGAGGAGAAACCCGTGCGAAACTAACAAGATATATTACGGTGTTGCTGGCAGGACTTTTGGGCGGAGGCGGGTCAGCTCTGCTCTTCCTCGTACCACTTTACGCTGACCCAGCGCTCAGTGCCCTGGCCGCAGACTTCGATCCGATACCAGCGGAATGCGTCACGGAACGGCGAGACGACAGGTTGGGCCTGGACAATTGCACCTGGGCTTCCTGCAGAGAAGGTTGCACTAGTGACGCCTATAAGTGCACCCAACTCCACGTGAAATACAAAGCTTACTCTAACGATTGGCGTCCTGCTGTGTTGTTTGTGAACATAAAAGGATGCGGGTACCCGCCGACTGTGGATTGTGAGAACTTCACGATGAGTTATGGTTATGTCGGTGCAAGGTATCCGTGCTACTGGTCGAGAGCTGACACGGGCGTGGTGATACCACGCTGGTCACGCGGCGAGCAAGTGGCGACGGTGACCAGAACCCTGGCGCTTCCTTTGTTCCTATCTGGCTGTGCTGGGATTGGGCTGTGCGCGCTGCACTGCGAGTgtcggccgcgccgccgccgccgtccacCACGCCGCCCACCACGCATTTCAACACCGGAAGAAACTTCAGTCTACCGTCTTGCCTAG